The region TACGGCGCACCAACCCCCTGCGCCCCTCCCTGCGCCACGGGCCCCTGCACTACCGGCCCCTGCGCTCCAGACCCGTGCACTCCAGACCCGTGCACCACAGGCCCCTGCGCTCCAGGTCCGTGCGTTCCAGGCACCGGCCCACCAGCCGGCCCCGGCGGCGAGCCCGAGATGCGGGGTAACCGCTGCGTCACCTCTTCAGGTGATTCGGGAGGTACAGACACAAACAGTCACCGTAACGGACGACGCCTACCGAAGCGCTTCGAGCACAAGATCCACGTCTTCCGCCGTGTTGTACAGGTGGAACCCCAACCGCACCCGACCTGCACGAACAGCCGACCTCACCCCCGCTGCCGCCAACCTCTCACCAACACCCCGCCCCACCCCCACACCCGCACCTCCACCGACTCCGGCCCCAGCACCCACCTCCGCCAACGACAGCGACAGCGACACGATCGCCGACCCTCGCGGCTCCATCCCCATCCCCGCCAGCAACGAATCCGCCAACCCCACGTTGTGATCCCGCACCGCCGCCATGTCCAACGATGCCACGTAAGGCAACGCGGCAGCCGCCCCGAACTGCGACAACCACACCGGCGAGATGTCCAGCCGCCGCGCGTCCGAGGCCAGGCGCAGCGGCAGGCCGTAGACCGAGGTCCAGGGGTCCTCACCGGCCCACCAGTTGGCCGCGACGGGCACCGCCGCCTCCACCCCGCGGGGTGAGCACGCCAACCACGCGCACCCGCGCGGCGACATCAGCCACTTGTACCCGGCCGCCACGGTCCAGTCGGCCCACTCCAGCGACAGCGGCAGCCAGCCCACCGCTTGTGAGGCGTCCAGCAGCACCGGCACCCCGGTGGCGCGCAGCCCGTCCAGGTCGGCGATCCGCCCGTCGGCCGACTGCACCACGCTCACCGCCACCAGGTCGTACCCGGCCGCAGCGGCCACCAGGCCGTCCAACGGCACTTCGGTGACCTGCAAGCCGCGTGCCGCGAACGGGAACGTCAACGACGTGAAGTCCCCTTCGGCGACCAGCACCCGGGCTCCGAGCGGTAGCGACGCGGCCACCATCGCCACCATCTGGCCCACGGACGCCCCGCCGGCCACCCGGTTCGCCGGCACGCCGACCAGTCGCCCGAACGCCTCGCGGGCAACCGTCACCACCTTGTCCACCGCGTCGGGCGAGTCGACCCCGGACCCCCACCGCGTCACCGCGGCCGCCACCTCGGACGCCACCGCCACCGGCGGGACCCCGATGCTGGCCGTGTTCAGGTATCCGACCGGCACGTCGAACGCAGAGCCGAAGGCAGTTCGCATCTCACATCCCTACCAACGAGCCACCCTCACGTCCACCACGAACCGACGATCCCAGGGCTCACACTTCAGCCGACGCCCGTTCATCCGGGGAACCGGCCTTCAGGCGCGCGTAAACCTGCTTGCGGACCCGCGCCACCACGGTCCCGTCCTCGGCCACCACGTCCACCGGGAACCACAGCAACGCCTTGCCGCCCTCGGCCGCCTGCGATCGCAGGTCGTCCACCTGCTCTTCAGCCAACCGGAACTCCGCGTAGACGGTCCCGCGCCCCGGCCGCACGAACTCGATCTCGCCCGCGCGGTCCCACACCACGTGCTCGCGGCCCAGGTGCCGCAGGACCATCAGCATCCAGAACGGGTCGGTCATCGCGAACAGCGAGCCGCCGAAGTGCGTGCCGACGTAGTTCCGGTTGAACCACCTCAGCCGCATCCGGACCTTCGCGTACCGGTAGTCGTCGGACAGTTCCACGACGCGGATGCCGGCGAACAGGAACGGCGGCCACAGGTTCATGCCCCGCCGCAGACGAGAAGCCTTCATACCCGGCATGTTACCCGCGAGTAACCCATCACCGGGACAGCTCACCGCAAAGAGAGGATGTTGCCCGTCACACGCCCGCCCGCGTCCGAGCACAGGAACGCCACCACCGACGCCACCTCCTCGGGCAACGCGACCGGAAACTGCCCTCGGACGCTCTCCGACACCCACCCGGTATCCGTCACCCCCGGTTTGACCATGTTCGCGGTCACCCCGTGCGACCACAGTTCAGCCGCGGCGGACATCGTGTAGCTGTTCAACGCCGCCTTGGCCGCCCCGTACGACACCTCGCCCGGGAATCCGTCCGGCGACCCCGACGTCAGCCCGACGATCCGGCCCCAGTTGCCGCCGCGCGCCAAGTGCCTCCGCGCGAACTCCGCGATCAACAGCGCCCCGGCCCGCGCGTCCACCGCGAACTGCGCGTCGAACGTCTGCGGGACCACGGCCCGCTGGATTCGTCCGAACTGGTCGGTCCCGTGGGCCAGGAACGTGTCCTGCACCCACCCCGACGCGTTGTTGACCAGCACGTCCACCGGCCCGAACAACCGCTCCGCCGTGTCGAACAGCGACGCCGGCGCGTTCCCGTCCGTCAGGTCGACCTCCACGGCGTGCGCCCGGCCGCCGGCTTCGGCGATGGCCTCGACCACCGACTCCGCCCCGCTCTCCCGGGCGCTGAAGTACTCCGCCGGCACGCCGGGGTCCGGCGCGGGCGAGTAGCGGAGGAACGTGATCAGGACCTGGACGCCCTGGGCCGCCAGCGCCCGCGCGGTCGCCGCGCCGATCCCCTGGTTCGCCCCGGTCACGATGGCTGTGTGCTGCACAGCCGGGATCCTGCCTGATCATGGCTTCGCGAGCAGGTGATTTTCGCCCGGGACACCGCGCCCTCAGCGCCTAGAATCGCCGCCCATGCGCAGTGAAGAAGTCGAGATCCGCACCGGCACCGACGAGGTCGTCCACGACCTGACCAGGACTTGCGAGGAGTTCCTGAGCGAGGTCGACGGCGACGGCCTCCTGCACGTCTGGGTGCCGCACGCCACCGCCGGCCTGGCCGTCCTGGAGACCGGCGCCGGCAGCGACGACGACCTGCTGGCCGCCCTGCGGGACATCCTGCCCGGCGACGACCGCTGGCGGCACCGGCACGGGACGCCCGGCCACGGCCGTGACCACGTGCTGCCCGCGCTGGTGCCGCCGTACGCGACGATCCCCGTCCTAGG is a window of Saccharothrix espanaensis DSM 44229 DNA encoding:
- a CDS encoding DUF4442 domain-containing protein, which translates into the protein MKASRLRRGMNLWPPFLFAGIRVVELSDDYRYAKVRMRLRWFNRNYVGTHFGGSLFAMTDPFWMLMVLRHLGREHVVWDRAGEIEFVRPGRGTVYAEFRLAEEQVDDLRSQAAEGGKALLWFPVDVVAEDGTVVARVRKQVYARLKAGSPDERASAEV
- a CDS encoding SDR family NAD(P)-dependent oxidoreductase, with translation MQHTAIVTGANQGIGAATARALAAQGVQVLITFLRYSPAPDPGVPAEYFSARESGAESVVEAIAEAGGRAHAVEVDLTDGNAPASLFDTAERLFGPVDVLVNNASGWVQDTFLAHGTDQFGRIQRAVVPQTFDAQFAVDARAGALLIAEFARRHLARGGNWGRIVGLTSGSPDGFPGEVSYGAAKAALNSYTMSAAAELWSHGVTANMVKPGVTDTGWVSESVRGQFPVALPEEVASVVAFLCSDAGGRVTGNILSLR
- a CDS encoding aminotransferase class V-fold PLP-dependent enzyme — translated: MRTAFGSAFDVPVGYLNTASIGVPPVAVASEVAAAVTRWGSGVDSPDAVDKVVTVAREAFGRLVGVPANRVAGGASVGQMVAMVAASLPLGARVLVAEGDFTSLTFPFAARGLQVTEVPLDGLVAAAAGYDLVAVSVVQSADGRIADLDGLRATGVPVLLDASQAVGWLPLSLEWADWTVAAGYKWLMSPRGCAWLACSPRGVEAAVPVAANWWAGEDPWTSVYGLPLRLASDARRLDISPVWLSQFGAAAALPYVASLDMAAVRDHNVGLADSLLAGMGMEPRGSAIVSLSLSLAEVGAGAGVGGGAGVGVGRGVGERLAAAGVRSAVRAGRVRLGFHLYNTAEDVDLVLEALR
- a CDS encoding YjbQ family protein, whose translation is MRSEEVEIRTGTDEVVHDLTRTCEEFLSEVDGDGLLHVWVPHATAGLAVLETGAGSDDDLLAALRDILPGDDRWRHRHGTPGHGRDHVLPALVPPYATIPVLGGVLALGTWQSICLVDTNVDNPVRKVRLSFLSS